In Streptomyces sp. NBC_01551, one DNA window encodes the following:
- a CDS encoding HAMP domain-containing sensor histidine kinase encodes MAATPAPPAAPPKPTWDPGQPEGPFPWLRPTIRIRLTLLYGGMFLIAGILLLSIIYLLAAQALREGNALPFKIVSVSGQKVEVSSPTCSGVGTDQSLDQFNAAIQACILDQRKHALDDLLSRSLMALLGLSIIAFAFGYAMAGRVLSPLGKITRTARRVVGSDLTRRIELDGPDDELKELADTFDEMLDRLERAFTAQQRFVANASHELRTPLAINRTLLEVHLSDPGAPVELQQLGKTLLATNERSEQLVEGLLLLARSDNQIVERKPVDLAEVASRALDQARGEAEAKGVEIRGERAPAVVQGNGVLLERIALNLVQNAVRYNVPEGGWVEVTTEVQHGHAVLLVSNTGPVVPAYEVDNLFEPFRRLRTERTGSDKGVGLGLSIARSVARAHGGRIQATPREGGGLVMRVTLPL; translated from the coding sequence ATGGCCGCCACTCCGGCGCCACCGGCGGCGCCACCGAAACCGACCTGGGACCCCGGCCAGCCCGAGGGTCCTTTCCCTTGGCTGCGGCCGACCATCCGCATACGCCTCACGCTGCTGTACGGCGGGATGTTCCTGATCGCCGGCATCCTGCTGCTGTCGATCATCTACCTGCTGGCCGCGCAGGCCCTGCGCGAGGGCAACGCCCTGCCGTTCAAGATCGTCAGCGTCAGCGGGCAGAAGGTCGAGGTCTCCAGCCCGACCTGCTCCGGCGTGGGCACCGACCAGTCGCTCGACCAGTTCAACGCGGCCATACAGGCGTGCATCCTCGACCAGCGCAAGCACGCGTTGGACGACCTGCTCAGCCGGTCGCTGATGGCCCTGCTGGGCCTCAGCATCATCGCCTTCGCCTTCGGCTACGCGATGGCCGGCCGGGTGCTCTCGCCGCTCGGCAAGATCACCCGTACCGCCCGCCGGGTGGTCGGCTCCGATCTGACGCGGCGCATCGAGCTCGACGGCCCCGACGACGAGCTCAAGGAGCTCGCCGACACCTTCGACGAGATGCTCGACCGGCTGGAGCGGGCCTTCACGGCCCAGCAGAGATTCGTGGCCAACGCCTCGCACGAGCTGCGGACGCCGCTCGCGATCAACCGCACGCTGCTGGAGGTGCACCTCTCCGATCCCGGGGCTCCGGTGGAGCTCCAGCAGCTGGGCAAGACGCTGCTGGCCACCAACGAGCGCAGCGAGCAGCTCGTCGAGGGCCTGCTGCTGCTGGCGCGCAGCGACAACCAGATCGTCGAGCGCAAACCCGTGGACCTGGCGGAGGTCGCCTCGCGCGCCCTGGACCAGGCGCGCGGGGAGGCCGAGGCGAAGGGCGTGGAGATCCGCGGCGAGCGCGCCCCGGCCGTCGTGCAGGGCAACGGCGTGCTGCTGGAGCGGATCGCGCTCAACCTGGTGCAGAACGCCGTCCGGTACAACGTGCCGGAGGGCGGCTGGGTGGAGGTCACCACCGAGGTCCAGCACGGCCACGCGGTGCTGCTGGTGTCGAACACGGGTCCCGTGGTTCCCGCGTACGAGGTGGACAACCTGTTCGAGCCCTTCAGGCGGCTGCGTACGGAGCGAACGGGCAGCGACAAGGGTGTGGGGCTCGGCCTGTCGATCGCGCGCTCCGTGGCGCGCGCACACGGCGGCCGCATCCAGGCGACGCCCCGGGAGGGCGGTGGCCTCGTGATGCGTGTCACGTTGCCGCTCTGA
- a CDS encoding DUF4193 domain-containing protein, protein MATDYDTPRKTDDDVDNDSIEELKARRNEKSSSVVDVDDFDSAEGMELPGADLSNEELAVRVLPKQADEFTCMSCFLVHHRSQLAREKNGQPICRDCD, encoded by the coding sequence ATGGCAACGGACTACGACACCCCACGCAAGACCGACGACGACGTCGACAACGACAGCATTGAAGAGCTGAAGGCCCGGCGTAACGAGAAGTCGTCCTCAGTCGTCGACGTCGACGACTTCGACTCGGCGGAAGGAATGGAACTTCCGGGAGCGGACCTCTCCAACGAGGAGCTGGCCGTCCGGGTCCTGCCCAAGCAGGCCGATGAGTTCACCTGCATGAGCTGCTTCCTGGTGCACCACCGCAGCCAGCTGGCACGCGAGAAGAACGGTCAGCCGATCTGTCGCGACTGCGACTGA
- a CDS encoding DUF3093 domain-containing protein, producing MQLSPAHHDERLTAPRSWWGIAVLTGLACALMLLPLGGLPLLVGLIGGTALAGIVVSSYGSARVRVVNGVLAAGDARIPATALGEPEVLDAEEARAWRTYKADPRAYMLLRSYVATAVRVEVTDPADPTPYVYLSTREPQALVAALTAAKAGQGV from the coding sequence ATGCAGCTCTCCCCCGCGCACCACGACGAACGTCTCACCGCCCCCCGCTCCTGGTGGGGCATCGCCGTACTCACCGGCCTGGCCTGCGCGCTGATGCTGCTGCCGCTGGGCGGGCTCCCGCTGCTCGTCGGCCTGATCGGCGGCACCGCGCTGGCGGGGATCGTGGTGAGCTCGTACGGCTCCGCGCGCGTGCGCGTGGTGAACGGCGTGCTGGCGGCGGGCGACGCCCGGATCCCGGCGACGGCGCTGGGCGAACCGGAGGTCCTGGACGCGGAGGAGGCCCGCGCCTGGCGGACGTACAAGGCCGACCCGCGTGCCTACATGCTGCTGCGCAGCTACGTTGCGACGGCGGTCCGCGTCGAGGTCACCGACCCGGCGGACCCGACCCCGTACGTGTACCTCTCGACCCGGGAGCCGCAGGCCCTGGTGGCGGCGCTGACGGCGGCGAAGGCCGGCCAGGGCGTCTGA